GTTATGAGTATTACTAAGCCATTACCTGTAAATATTTATTTTGTCTGGCAGTGGTGGGAAAAGTATTATCAAAGATTCCATGAACGACCTAGTGCTATTAACATGAATTGGTTAGATGAAACATATAAAGGCCGTCAGCGTTTCTTATATGATGAATTCGGCCAATTTGGCATTGGCCAGGAAAACCCTGTTTTAGATGGTAATTTTGTCTCGAAAGTTATGCCATTTCATACAATGATTATAGCGGTTGCGTTGGGAATGAAGGTAGAGCTTCAGAATGTCGGAGGGTATACTTGGAAGAGCATGTCAAAAAAACAATTAAAAAAGCTTAAACCTGTGAACATCGCCGATACAATTGCTGGCGAATTGATTCTAAGACAACGACAGGAGCGAGTGGTCCGTTATGGTGTAGCAACCCAGATGGTAGATTTGGCAAGTGTAAGCAATAACGCTTTTATGCTTCGTGGGCAGGAGTTTTATTCTGACCTTATGATCAATAAGGCTTTTGCTCATCATTATCTTGAGGTGATAACAGAAACTATGTGTATGGCATATAAGTTCATCACAGATATTTTTGGTCCTATAGAAGGGTTTCCGCTAGGCAATTGTAATGTCACTATGATGTCACCAGAGCTTTACATAGAGATGATCCGACCGTATGACATACGGTGCGTTGAATATGCAAGTCAATTAACAAAAAAAGAGCCGTCATGTAAT
This genomic interval from bacterium contains the following:
- a CDS encoding uroporphyrinogen decarboxylase family protein, which encodes MSITKPLPVNIYFVWQWWEKYYQRFHERPSAINMNWLDETYKGRQRFLYDEFGQFGIGQENPVLDGNFVSKVMPFHTMIIAVALGMKVELQNVGGYTWKSMSKKQLKKLKPVNIADTIAGELILRQRQERVVRYGVATQMVDLASVSNNAFMLRGQEFYSDLMINKAFAHHYLEVITETMCMAYKFITDIFGPIEGFPLGNCNVTMMSPELYIEMIRPYDIRCVEYASQLTKKEPSCNLHHCNVKAEPFAEAYSRIPGLHCLQGSHLSDINKIQQMIPGVSFSAMLNPQDLLSKPTGQIETELNRCLAAGADDLAIWDIDPNYNLKRMGDLLYRIGKIAVNNDRKAEFTIIPITWEELDWEFPIYRKR